The genomic window AAAGCCTTGATTTTTATTAATGGATATCAGATGAAATACGACAAAAATTCTAAGCTTTGGTCTTTCTATCTACATCAAGCAAATTGGAAAGGTTCAATTTATCAGTTATGGTGGGATTCAGGTAGTAAATATGGGAGAAAATACTCCATGTCGCCTTTAGGTAAGATTCCTATACTTAATGAACTGGTTCATTCTTATCCTCATTGGCGCATGGTTTTGGAAAGAGCAAAAATAAGTGGCTCGAAATATTTGTATTCGATGCTCTCATCTATTGAAGAAAATGAAGTTTCATTGATTGGGTATTCTTTAGGCTGTCGTTTAATTCATTATGGATTACAAGGATTTGATAGTAAATTGAGTTCTAAATCGATCAAAAATATTATTTTATTAGCTGGAGCAATTCGCACAATAAGGTGGGGGAAAATTTCTGTAAATATAACTGGCAAAATTTACAATTTATACAACAGAGACGATGATGTTTTAAATTACGTATTTACTCATTTTGGAGCCTATAAGTATAAGCCTTGCGGAGTCACAAGAATCAAGTCAAAATGTAAAAATATTGAAAATATTGATATTACTAAATTAATGAATACAAGCTCCCATGATTTAAAACTTTATTTAAAGGCACTCACTAAATTTGACTATCTTGCTTAACCTAAAATGAGTGTAAACATCGATCTTGTAGGTTGGGTTAAGGAACGAAACCCAACAATGATCCTTATTTAGCTAAAATGACAAATAATAGTTTATATATTATTCCCTAAAACCTATGACTGAACTACTAGAAAAAGTGATAACAGAACTTAAAAAACTTCCCCCCGATCAACAAGATGCGATCGCTTCTCGTTGGATGGATGAACTAAAAGATGAACAGCAATGGACAGAAAAGTTTGAATCAACCACTGATGAACAATGGGATAAAATAGCTGATCTGGTTCGACAAGAAATCAGCAATGGTGAAACAACCCCATTAGATAAAGTTTTTCCAGTTAACTCATGAAATCGAGTGTTACAAAAACATTTCGTAAACAACTTAACCAACTTCCCGAAACTGTACAAAAACAGGCCGAA from Crocosphaera subtropica ATCC 51142 includes these protein-coding regions:
- a CDS encoding DUF726 domain-containing protein, encoding MQKPYIKLIQANQGSNKALIFINGYQMKYDKNSKLWSFYLHQANWKGSIYQLWWDSGSKYGRKYSMSPLGKIPILNELVHSYPHWRMVLERAKISGSKYLYSMLSSIEENEVSLIGYSLGCRLIHYGLQGFDSKLSSKSIKNIILLAGAIRTIRWGKISVNITGKIYNLYNRDDDVLNYVFTHFGAYKYKPCGVTRIKSKCKNIENIDITKLMNTSSHDLKLYLKALTKFDYLA